In a genomic window of Primulina huaijiensis isolate GDHJ02 unplaced genomic scaffold, ASM1229523v2 scaffold37281, whole genome shotgun sequence:
- the LOC140968527 gene encoding SPX domain-containing membrane protein At4g22990-like isoform X1 has product MFRFVQVHQFDKLLFYVTLNENLCYVVAVNMVAFGKKLKQRRIEEWQGYYIDYKLMKKKVKRYANQIEAGTLDQQHILKDFKRLLDNQIETVVLFMLEQQGHLARKISHLNKQHESIQDEPHILKICELREAYRSAGQDLLKLLFFVEINAVGLRKILKKFDKRFGYKFTDYYVKTRANHPYSQLRQVFKHVGLGAVFGAISRNLADLQDRQGSYSSIYDQPLLLLQDPVVDLIKSAIDRLAHSTNFLNFLGQHALIMQEELPSPLEEHVDDQTYHFMSLMLNLVNTFLYMVNTYIIVPTADDYSMSLGAAATVCGIVIGAMAVAQIFSSVYFSAWSNKSYFRPLVFSSIVLFVGNVMYALAYDFNSLAVLLLGRLFCGFGSARAVNRRYISDCVPVKIRMQASAGFVSASALGMACGPALAGLLQTEFKIYNFTFNQVTLPGWVMALLWLIYMICLCFSFREPAREAEVNPDPRESSAEQDKIEKGLRQPLLLPSTENGQDSDQECDESEESLEDSRLPAKSLGSAYRLLTPSVKVQLLIYFMLKYAMEILLSESSVVTTYYFGWTTGTVSIFLASLGLMVLPVNFIVGSYISNMYEDRQILLASEIVVLLGILFSFHLIIPYSVPQYVCSGLIMFVSAEVLEGVNLSLLSRVMSSRLSRGTYNGGLLSTEAGTLARVIADATITLAGYLGESKLLNVTLLPSLVICVVSIVATCFTYNSLY; this is encoded by the exons ATGTTTAGATTTGTTCAAGTTCACCAATTTGATAAATTGTTATTTTATGTTActcttaatgaaaatttatgttATGTTGTCGCAGTAAACATGGTTGCATTTGGGAAAAAGTTGAAGCAAAGAAGAATTGAAGAATGGCAAGG ATATTACATCGACTACAAATTAATGAAGAAAAAAGTGAAACGGTATGCTAATCAAATTGAAGCTGGAACATTAGATCAACAACATATTCTCAAGGATTTCAAGAGACTGCTGGATAATCAG ATTGAAACTGTTGTTCTCTTTATGTTGGAACAACAAGGCCATCTTGCAAGAAAAATCTCACACCTGAACAAGCAACACGAATCTATTCAGGATGAGCCTCACATATTGAAAATATGTGAGCTACGGGAAGCTTATAGGTCAGCTGGGCAAGATCTCTTGAAGCTTCTCTTTTTTGTTGAAATTAATGCCGTTGGTCTGCGGAAGATCCTTAAGAAATTTGATAAGCGATTTGGCTACAAGTTCACAGATTACTATGTGAAAACTCGCGCTAATCATCCTTATTCTCAGCTTCGACAAGTATTCAAGCATGTG GGGTTAGGAGCTGTTTTTGGAGCTATTTCTCGCAATCTTGCTGATCTTCAGGACCGCCAAGGAAGCTACTCATCGATTTATGACCAGCCTTTACTTCTCCTCCAG GATCCTGTTGTCGATTTAATAAAATCAGCTATCGATAGATTAGCCCACTCAACGAACTTCCTCAACTTTTTGGGGCAACATgcacttattatgcaagaagaGTTGCCTTCTCCATTGGAAGAACATGTTGATGATCAGACATACCATTTCATGTCGCTTATGTTGAACTTGGTGAACACATTTCTTTACATGGTGAATACATATATTATCGTTCCAACAGCAGATGACTACTCTATGAGCCTGGGAGCAGCAGCAACTGTCTGTGGAATAGTGATTGGGGCAATGGCGGTAGCGCAGATATTTTCTTCAGTTTATTTTAGTGCTTGGTCTAATAAATCATACTTCAGACCTCTGGTATTTAGCAGCATAGTCCTTTTTGTTGGCAATGTGATGTATGCATTGGCGTATGATTTCAATTCTTTAGCAGTGCTTCTGCTTGGTCGTCTATTTTGTGG GTTTGGCTCTGCCAGGGCTGTTAATCGCCGTTACATTAGTGACTGTGTGCCAGTCAAAATCCGGATGCAGGCTTCAGCAGGTTTTGTTAGTGCTAGTGCTCTAGGAATGGCTTGCGGCCCAGCACTAGCTGGCTTACTTCAAACTGAATTCAAGATCTACAATTTCACTTTTAATCAAGTCACTCTGCCCGGTTGGGTAATGGCTCTGTTGTGGTTAATCTATATGATATGCTTGTGTTTTTCGTTCCGAGAACCTGCTCGGGAGGCTGAAGTCAATCCTGACCCTCGAGAATCTAGTGCTG AGCAAGATAAGATTGAGAAGGGTCTCAGGCAACCGCTACTTCTACCGTCAACTGAAAATGGACAAGATTCGGATCAAGAATGTGATGAAAGTGAAGAGTCTTTGGAGGACTCTCGTCTACCAGCCAAATCTCTTGGATCAGCCTACAGATTACTTACGCCTTCAGTAAAG GTTCAGTTGTTGATTTACTTCATGCTTAAATATGCAATGGAGATTCTGCTTTCAGAATCGAGCGTCGTCACAACCTACTATTTTGGTTGGACAACAGGAACAGTGTCGATTTTTCTTGCCTCCCTCGGCCTAATGGTTCTTCCAGTAAACTTCATTGTCGGAAGTTACATAAGCAATATGTACGAGGATAG GCAAATATTACTGGCATCTGAAATTGTTGTCTTACTTGGAATACTTTTCAGCTTCCATCTTATAATCCCTTATTCTGTTCCACAATATGTCTGCTCAGGCCTCATCATGTTTGTTTCTGCTGAAGTGCTGGAAG GAGTAAATTTGTCTCTCCTCTCCAGAGTAATGTCGTCAAGGCTTTCTCGTGGAACCTACAACGGTGGCCTTCTATCGACCGAAGCTGGAACACTCGCCCGAGTGATCGCAGATGCAACGATCACCCTCGCGGGGTATTTGGGAGAGAGTAAACTATTAAACGTGACCCTTTTACCTTCTCTTGTCATCTGTGTAGTATCCATAGTTGCTACTTGTTTTACCTACAATTCTTTGTATTAA
- the LOC140968527 gene encoding SPX domain-containing membrane protein At4g22990-like isoform X3 produces MVAFGKKLKQRRIEEWQGYYIDYKLMKKKVKRYANQIEAGTLDQQHILKDFKRLLDNQIETVVLFMLEQQGHLARKISHLNKQHESIQDEPHILKICELREAYRSAGQDLLKLLFFVEINAVGLRKILKKFDKRFGYKFTDYYVKTRANHPYSQLRQVFKHVGLGAVFGAISRNLADLQDRQGSYSSIYDQPLLLLQDPVVDLIKSAIDRLAHSTNFLNFLGQHALIMQEELPSPLEEHVDDQTYHFMSLMLNLVNTFLYMVNTYIIVPTADDYSMSLGAAATVCGIVIGAMAVAQIFSSVYFSAWSNKSYFRPLVFSSIVLFVGNVMYALAYDFNSLAVLLLGRLFCGFGSARAVNRRYISDCVPVKIRMQASAGFVSASALGMACGPALAGLLQTEFKIYNFTFNQVTLPGWVMALLWLIYMICLCFSFREPAREAEVNPDPRESSAEQDKIEKGLRQPLLLPSTENGQDSDQECDESEESLEDSRLPAKSLGSAYRLLTPSVKVQLLIYFMLKYAMEILLSESSVVTTYYFGWTTGTVSIFLASLGLMVLPVNFIVGSYISNMYEDRQILLASEIVVLLGILFSFHLIIPYSVPQYVCSGLIMFVSAEVLEGVNLSLLSRVMSSRLSRGTYNGGLLSTEAGTLARVIADATITLAGYLGESKLLNVTLLPSLVICVVSIVATCFTYNSLY; encoded by the exons ATGGTTGCATTTGGGAAAAAGTTGAAGCAAAGAAGAATTGAAGAATGGCAAGG ATATTACATCGACTACAAATTAATGAAGAAAAAAGTGAAACGGTATGCTAATCAAATTGAAGCTGGAACATTAGATCAACAACATATTCTCAAGGATTTCAAGAGACTGCTGGATAATCAG ATTGAAACTGTTGTTCTCTTTATGTTGGAACAACAAGGCCATCTTGCAAGAAAAATCTCACACCTGAACAAGCAACACGAATCTATTCAGGATGAGCCTCACATATTGAAAATATGTGAGCTACGGGAAGCTTATAGGTCAGCTGGGCAAGATCTCTTGAAGCTTCTCTTTTTTGTTGAAATTAATGCCGTTGGTCTGCGGAAGATCCTTAAGAAATTTGATAAGCGATTTGGCTACAAGTTCACAGATTACTATGTGAAAACTCGCGCTAATCATCCTTATTCTCAGCTTCGACAAGTATTCAAGCATGTG GGGTTAGGAGCTGTTTTTGGAGCTATTTCTCGCAATCTTGCTGATCTTCAGGACCGCCAAGGAAGCTACTCATCGATTTATGACCAGCCTTTACTTCTCCTCCAG GATCCTGTTGTCGATTTAATAAAATCAGCTATCGATAGATTAGCCCACTCAACGAACTTCCTCAACTTTTTGGGGCAACATgcacttattatgcaagaagaGTTGCCTTCTCCATTGGAAGAACATGTTGATGATCAGACATACCATTTCATGTCGCTTATGTTGAACTTGGTGAACACATTTCTTTACATGGTGAATACATATATTATCGTTCCAACAGCAGATGACTACTCTATGAGCCTGGGAGCAGCAGCAACTGTCTGTGGAATAGTGATTGGGGCAATGGCGGTAGCGCAGATATTTTCTTCAGTTTATTTTAGTGCTTGGTCTAATAAATCATACTTCAGACCTCTGGTATTTAGCAGCATAGTCCTTTTTGTTGGCAATGTGATGTATGCATTGGCGTATGATTTCAATTCTTTAGCAGTGCTTCTGCTTGGTCGTCTATTTTGTGG GTTTGGCTCTGCCAGGGCTGTTAATCGCCGTTACATTAGTGACTGTGTGCCAGTCAAAATCCGGATGCAGGCTTCAGCAGGTTTTGTTAGTGCTAGTGCTCTAGGAATGGCTTGCGGCCCAGCACTAGCTGGCTTACTTCAAACTGAATTCAAGATCTACAATTTCACTTTTAATCAAGTCACTCTGCCCGGTTGGGTAATGGCTCTGTTGTGGTTAATCTATATGATATGCTTGTGTTTTTCGTTCCGAGAACCTGCTCGGGAGGCTGAAGTCAATCCTGACCCTCGAGAATCTAGTGCTG AGCAAGATAAGATTGAGAAGGGTCTCAGGCAACCGCTACTTCTACCGTCAACTGAAAATGGACAAGATTCGGATCAAGAATGTGATGAAAGTGAAGAGTCTTTGGAGGACTCTCGTCTACCAGCCAAATCTCTTGGATCAGCCTACAGATTACTTACGCCTTCAGTAAAG GTTCAGTTGTTGATTTACTTCATGCTTAAATATGCAATGGAGATTCTGCTTTCAGAATCGAGCGTCGTCACAACCTACTATTTTGGTTGGACAACAGGAACAGTGTCGATTTTTCTTGCCTCCCTCGGCCTAATGGTTCTTCCAGTAAACTTCATTGTCGGAAGTTACATAAGCAATATGTACGAGGATAG GCAAATATTACTGGCATCTGAAATTGTTGTCTTACTTGGAATACTTTTCAGCTTCCATCTTATAATCCCTTATTCTGTTCCACAATATGTCTGCTCAGGCCTCATCATGTTTGTTTCTGCTGAAGTGCTGGAAG GAGTAAATTTGTCTCTCCTCTCCAGAGTAATGTCGTCAAGGCTTTCTCGTGGAACCTACAACGGTGGCCTTCTATCGACCGAAGCTGGAACACTCGCCCGAGTGATCGCAGATGCAACGATCACCCTCGCGGGGTATTTGGGAGAGAGTAAACTATTAAACGTGACCCTTTTACCTTCTCTTGTCATCTGTGTAGTATCCATAGTTGCTACTTGTTTTACCTACAATTCTTTGTATTAA
- the LOC140968527 gene encoding SPX domain-containing membrane protein At4g22990-like isoform X2, translating to MARVWRVVPVQIQLGQTRKYYIDYKLMKKKVKRYANQIEAGTLDQQHILKDFKRLLDNQIETVVLFMLEQQGHLARKISHLNKQHESIQDEPHILKICELREAYRSAGQDLLKLLFFVEINAVGLRKILKKFDKRFGYKFTDYYVKTRANHPYSQLRQVFKHVGLGAVFGAISRNLADLQDRQGSYSSIYDQPLLLLQDPVVDLIKSAIDRLAHSTNFLNFLGQHALIMQEELPSPLEEHVDDQTYHFMSLMLNLVNTFLYMVNTYIIVPTADDYSMSLGAAATVCGIVIGAMAVAQIFSSVYFSAWSNKSYFRPLVFSSIVLFVGNVMYALAYDFNSLAVLLLGRLFCGFGSARAVNRRYISDCVPVKIRMQASAGFVSASALGMACGPALAGLLQTEFKIYNFTFNQVTLPGWVMALLWLIYMICLCFSFREPAREAEVNPDPRESSAEQDKIEKGLRQPLLLPSTENGQDSDQECDESEESLEDSRLPAKSLGSAYRLLTPSVKVQLLIYFMLKYAMEILLSESSVVTTYYFGWTTGTVSIFLASLGLMVLPVNFIVGSYISNMYEDRQILLASEIVVLLGILFSFHLIIPYSVPQYVCSGLIMFVSAEVLEGVNLSLLSRVMSSRLSRGTYNGGLLSTEAGTLARVIADATITLAGYLGESKLLNVTLLPSLVICVVSIVATCFTYNSLY from the exons ATGGCAAGGGTATGGAGAGTCGTTCCGGTTCAGATTCAATTGGGACAAACAAGAAA ATATTACATCGACTACAAATTAATGAAGAAAAAAGTGAAACGGTATGCTAATCAAATTGAAGCTGGAACATTAGATCAACAACATATTCTCAAGGATTTCAAGAGACTGCTGGATAATCAG ATTGAAACTGTTGTTCTCTTTATGTTGGAACAACAAGGCCATCTTGCAAGAAAAATCTCACACCTGAACAAGCAACACGAATCTATTCAGGATGAGCCTCACATATTGAAAATATGTGAGCTACGGGAAGCTTATAGGTCAGCTGGGCAAGATCTCTTGAAGCTTCTCTTTTTTGTTGAAATTAATGCCGTTGGTCTGCGGAAGATCCTTAAGAAATTTGATAAGCGATTTGGCTACAAGTTCACAGATTACTATGTGAAAACTCGCGCTAATCATCCTTATTCTCAGCTTCGACAAGTATTCAAGCATGTG GGGTTAGGAGCTGTTTTTGGAGCTATTTCTCGCAATCTTGCTGATCTTCAGGACCGCCAAGGAAGCTACTCATCGATTTATGACCAGCCTTTACTTCTCCTCCAG GATCCTGTTGTCGATTTAATAAAATCAGCTATCGATAGATTAGCCCACTCAACGAACTTCCTCAACTTTTTGGGGCAACATgcacttattatgcaagaagaGTTGCCTTCTCCATTGGAAGAACATGTTGATGATCAGACATACCATTTCATGTCGCTTATGTTGAACTTGGTGAACACATTTCTTTACATGGTGAATACATATATTATCGTTCCAACAGCAGATGACTACTCTATGAGCCTGGGAGCAGCAGCAACTGTCTGTGGAATAGTGATTGGGGCAATGGCGGTAGCGCAGATATTTTCTTCAGTTTATTTTAGTGCTTGGTCTAATAAATCATACTTCAGACCTCTGGTATTTAGCAGCATAGTCCTTTTTGTTGGCAATGTGATGTATGCATTGGCGTATGATTTCAATTCTTTAGCAGTGCTTCTGCTTGGTCGTCTATTTTGTGG GTTTGGCTCTGCCAGGGCTGTTAATCGCCGTTACATTAGTGACTGTGTGCCAGTCAAAATCCGGATGCAGGCTTCAGCAGGTTTTGTTAGTGCTAGTGCTCTAGGAATGGCTTGCGGCCCAGCACTAGCTGGCTTACTTCAAACTGAATTCAAGATCTACAATTTCACTTTTAATCAAGTCACTCTGCCCGGTTGGGTAATGGCTCTGTTGTGGTTAATCTATATGATATGCTTGTGTTTTTCGTTCCGAGAACCTGCTCGGGAGGCTGAAGTCAATCCTGACCCTCGAGAATCTAGTGCTG AGCAAGATAAGATTGAGAAGGGTCTCAGGCAACCGCTACTTCTACCGTCAACTGAAAATGGACAAGATTCGGATCAAGAATGTGATGAAAGTGAAGAGTCTTTGGAGGACTCTCGTCTACCAGCCAAATCTCTTGGATCAGCCTACAGATTACTTACGCCTTCAGTAAAG GTTCAGTTGTTGATTTACTTCATGCTTAAATATGCAATGGAGATTCTGCTTTCAGAATCGAGCGTCGTCACAACCTACTATTTTGGTTGGACAACAGGAACAGTGTCGATTTTTCTTGCCTCCCTCGGCCTAATGGTTCTTCCAGTAAACTTCATTGTCGGAAGTTACATAAGCAATATGTACGAGGATAG GCAAATATTACTGGCATCTGAAATTGTTGTCTTACTTGGAATACTTTTCAGCTTCCATCTTATAATCCCTTATTCTGTTCCACAATATGTCTGCTCAGGCCTCATCATGTTTGTTTCTGCTGAAGTGCTGGAAG GAGTAAATTTGTCTCTCCTCTCCAGAGTAATGTCGTCAAGGCTTTCTCGTGGAACCTACAACGGTGGCCTTCTATCGACCGAAGCTGGAACACTCGCCCGAGTGATCGCAGATGCAACGATCACCCTCGCGGGGTATTTGGGAGAGAGTAAACTATTAAACGTGACCCTTTTACCTTCTCTTGTCATCTGTGTAGTATCCATAGTTGCTACTTGTTTTACCTACAATTCTTTGTATTAA
- the LOC140968529 gene encoding UDP-glucuronate 4-epimerase 3-like: MAQLKSILSHFDTIIPYSPAKVKPDKTAAYGFHRLRFPPRITLWSFLFLFLLLLFFFCSPPSSTSAGKRRSLQNTGFSGRNRLNPNWETKARNSARPRSKSGFSVLVTGAAGFVGTHVAISLKQRGDGVVGFDNFNNYYEIGLKKARKSLLERQCVFIIEGDINDAALLGRLFEIVQFTHVMHLAAQAGVRYAMQNPSSYIHSNVNGFVTLLEACKNANPQPSIVWASSSSVYGLNSKVPFSEKDRTDQPASLYAATKKAGEEIAHAYNHIYGLSITGLRFFTVYGPWGRPDMAYYFFTKDILRGKEIKIFEGANHATVARDFTYIDDVVKGCLAALDAAKKSTGSGGKKRGAAQFKIYNLGNTSPVPVAKLVSILEKLLKTKAKKKVLPMPTNGDVLFTHANISLAAKELGYKPSTDLETGLQKFVEWYLGYYGSKKKSAW; the protein is encoded by the coding sequence ATGGCGCAACTGAAGTCCATACTGTCTCATTTTGATACGATCATCCCTTACAGTCCTGCGAAGGTCAAACCTGACAAGACGGCGGCGTACGGCTTCCACCGCTTGCGTTTTCCTCCAAGAATCACTCTTTGGTCCTTTCTGTTTCTCTTTTTGCTgcttcttttcttcttctgcTCTCCGCCTTCCTCCACTTCTGCCGGGAAGCGCCGTAGCCTCCAGAACACGGGTTTTTCGGGCAGGAATAGGTTGAACCCGAATTGGGAAACCAAGGCCCGTAACTCGGCACGTCCTCGTTCTAAATCTGGCTTCTCTGTTCTTGTCACTGGGGCTGCTGGCTTTGTTGGAACCCACGTAGCCATTTCTCTTAAACAACGAGGCGACGGCGTTGTTGGGTTTGATAATTTCAACAATTACTATGAAATCGGGCTGAAAAAAGCCCGGAAATCCCTCCTTGAGCGCCAGTGCGTGTTTATAATAGAAGGTGACATCAATGATGCTGCTTTGCTTGGTAGGTTGTTTGAGATTGTGCAGTTTACCCATGTAATGCATTTGGCTGCGCAGGCTGGTGTGCGATATGCAATGCAGAACCCCAGTTCTTATATTCATAGTAATGTTAATGGCTTCGTTACCTTGCTCGAGGCATGTAAAAATGCTAACCCTCAGCCTAGTATCGTGTGGGCCTCATCTAGTTCTGTTTATGGTCTCAATTCTAAGGTACCCTTTTCGGAAAAAGATAGGACCGACCAGCCTGCTAGTTTGTATGCAGCCACTAAAAAGGCTGGTGAAGAGATAGCACATGCTTATAATCATATTTACGGGCTTTCGATCACGGGGCTGCGTTTTTTTACTGTTTATGGGCCCTGGGGAAGACCTGACATGGCTTACTATTTCTTCACCAAGGATATATTGAGAGGGAAAGAGATAAAGATTTTTGAAGGGGCTAATCATGCTACAGTTGCTAGAGACTTTACGTACATTGATGATGTGGTGAAGGGTTGTTTGGCAGCTTTGGATGCTGCTAAGAAGAGCACCGGGAGCGGGGGGAAGAAAAGAGGTGCTGCACAGTTCAAAATCTATAATCTGGGCAATACGAGCCCTGTGCCCGTGGCGAAACTTGTGAGTATCCTAGAGAAGTTGTTGAAGACGAAAGCGAAGAAGAAGGTGTTGCCGATGCCCACGAACGGGGACGTCTTGTTCACGCACGCGAATATAAGTTTGGCTGCGAAAGAGCTTGGTTATAAGCCCAGCACTGATCTGGAGACCGGGTTGCAAAAATTCGTGGAATGGTATCTCGGTTACTACGGCTCAAAGAAAAAGAGTGCTTGGTGA